A single window of Haemorhous mexicanus isolate bHaeMex1 chromosome 28, bHaeMex1.pri, whole genome shotgun sequence DNA harbors:
- the LOC132339390 gene encoding keratin, type I cytoskeletal 19, with the protein MATYSFRQTSSSVVGGPGASSLRFGGSFRAPSIHGGSGGRGVSVSSARFVSSGLGSGLAGGYGGGSFSSSFSYGGGLGGDGLLSGNEKATMQSLNDRLASYLEKVRALEEANSDLETKIRNWYQKQGPSPARDYSPYFKTIEDLRDKILDATIDNARIVLQIDNARLAADDFKTKFETEQGLRMSVEADINGLRRVLDELTLSRADLELQIEGLKEELAYLKKNHEEELSALRGQVAGQVSVELDSAPGIDLSKILADMRDQYEQMAEKNRKDAEAWFHSKTEELNREVAVNTEQLQSSKSEVTDLRRTLQGLEIELQSQLSMKAALEGTLADTEARYGAQLAQIQGLVGSIEAQLAELRADMERQNTEYKILMDIKTRLEQEISTYRQLLEGQESQMFGSLSGTAGKRDKQ; encoded by the exons ATGGCCACTTACAGCTTCAGGCAAACCAGCTCCTCCGTGGTGGGAGGCCCCGGCGCCTCCTCCCTCCGCTTCGGTGGCAGCTTCAGGGCCCCCAGCATCCACGGGGGGTCTGGTGGCAGAGGTGTGTCCGTGTCCTCTGCCAGGTTTGTCTCCTCTGGCCTGGGAAGCGGCCTGGCGGGGGGCTATGGTGGaggcagcttcagcagcagctttagCTATGGGGGTGGCCTGGGGGGTGATGGGCTCCTCTCGGGAAATGAAAAGGCGACCATGCAGAGCCTGAACGACCGCCTGGCCTCCTACCTGGAGAAAGTGCGAGCGCTCGAAGAGGCAAACTCTGACCTCGAGACCAAAATCCGAAACTGGTACCAAAAACAAGGACCAAGCCCAGCTCGGGACTACAGTCCTTATTTCAAGACTATTGAAGACCTTCGAGACAAG ATCCTTGATGCCACCATTGATAACGCCAGGATTGTGCTGCAGATTGACaatgccaggctggctgctgatGACTTCAAAACCAA gTTTGAGACTGAGCAAGGTCTGCGCATGAGCGTGGAGGCCGACATCAACGGCCTGCGCCGGGTCCTGGATGAGCTGACCCTGTCCAGAGCCgacctggagctgcagatcGAGGGATTAAAGGAGGAACTGGCCTACCTAAAGAAAAACCACGAAGAG GAGCTGAGTGCCCTGAGAGGACAAGTAGCCGGTCAAGTCAGTGTTGAGCTGGACTCTGCTCCAGGCATTGACCTGTCCAAGATCCTGGCAGATATGAGGGACCAGTATGAGCAGATGGCTGAGAAGAACAGGAAGGATGCTGAGGCCTGGTTCCACAGCAAG ACTGAAGAGCTGAACCGTGAGGTCGCTGTTAACACCgaacagctgcagagcagcaagtCCGAGGTCACTGACCTCAGACGCACCCTGCAAGGGCTGGAGATCGAGCTGCAGTCCCAGCTCAGCATG AAAGCGGCGCTGGAGGGCACCTTGGCTGACACAGAAGCACGTtatggggcacagctggcacagatCCAGGGGCTGGTTGGCAGCATCGAGGCACAGCTGGCTGAGCTCCGGGCTGACATGGAGCGCCAGAACACCGAGTACAAGATCCTCATGGATATCAAGACTCGGCTGGAGCAAGAGATCTCTACGTACCGACAGCTCCTGGAAGGCCAGGAGTCCCA